In Lactuca sativa cultivar Salinas chromosome 5, Lsat_Salinas_v11, whole genome shotgun sequence, the DNA window CAATCTCTTGAATTTTTTTTGATAACGAGCGATTGTGTTCCTCAATGTGCTCAAAAACCATTTCCAAATGTCTTTTGTAGGCTGCTGATCTTCTTTTCTCAATTGCTAGCTGTTGTGACAATTCCCTGATCTTATCATGCTCATTctgaaaatcaaaaaaaaaaaaaaatgaaagattgCAATATCATTAACTTGTTAAAAGTGGTTACAACATACAAGAAGATGAAATTAGGAAGTAAACAAACCGGATATTGATCATAAATCAAATCCCTACGCCCTTTTCCAGGTGTCAACAAATGAGTATGCTCTTTCACAAATTTTGTAATCACCCATTTTCCCGAGTTTATTTTCCTAACTAAAACCATTGCTCTACAACCAACTCTTGTTTCCACCCTTTGTCTAACTACTTTTTCACGCTTATCTGGCATCCTAAAACCCTCTTTGTTACACACAAGAGCTCTTCCTATAGCACTTCCATCACGCCTTGATCTTGAAAGCTTACTCACACGAATCAAGAACCCTAATCTTGTTGCATATGCATTGTAAAATGCATGTGCGGATGCTTCAGATTCAAATTCTTGCCCAATATAAGGTTCTTCAATCACATTGTGGGACCCATCTAATGGAATCGTGCCACTTTCGGGTTCATCTTGATCGATTTTTATATCATGTTCATGGTTGTTGTGAAATACCTCTTCAAGGGAACATCCTACCATCGCCATGTCATCTTCATCGCCTTTTTGGGGTTGTATTTCAGTGGAATTTAATAATACTTCGCTATTCACATCATCATCAACCTCAAAATCCACTGTAATACAAGAATTAACAATCTTTATGAATTATGATTACAGTATGTTTGTCGAGAAAAGAAGAAATTAGAGTGCAAACACACAAAATGAACACACACGACTTAATCTAGTAAAGTCAAAGTGTATATGGGTTTTTCCTTTGACTTAATGCAGGAAGAACAATTTGATAAAGGAAGCAATGGATATGAGGCTTACCCCCATTGAATCCAACTTTTTTACAAATTCGCCCTATTTCATATAATTCCCCTCTAACAAGCTACTGAATCTAATGCGAAAGTAGGTAGCAATAGAAAAAGACATTGGAATATGATATTATCCTGATGAAAATTCTACGCTGTCCCAGAACATAAATTAAAAGccgattaaaaaaaaattgtcaatTGAAATAGCCCTTTGTTGCATTTTCGTTCAAAGAGGCTGACTTTCGGAAGAAAACTACTGTTTTTGGCGAACGAATTCAAGAACTGACATGGGTTTGCATtaaaattaacagaaaataaagaaaaaagtgAGAACTTACTCGAAAATTGGAATTGAGATTATGATGATCGTGGTGTGTGGATTGTTTAGAGCTGCAGTGATGAACAGGGGGAGATGGATCAAAGAGGGATTATAGGGACGGAAGCAAAAAGGAGGGGAGGTCGACACTCGAGACTCGAGACTCGAGAGTGCTGAAGCCGGAGACTATTTCGAGAGCAATTGCAAACAAACTACATGAGGCATATAATAGAACGGCTCTCGGTCAAATAAATGAATTTTTGGAATAGTAAATTGTGACAAATAGTAACATTTATCTTTGTTATAAAAAGGggatacattttttttattatagtaGTACTGTTTTTTACTTAGGGAAAAggacaaaattataaaaaatagcaattttttcttaaaaatttaaAAGGTGCTATTCAAATAAGGGAAAATGAATTAGGAGGGTAACTAcatcttatccgtgttcacatgttACCAACATCTTATATTTTGTACATAAGaaatcaactaacttgttttaactgtgtaacatcccaaaaattatgacCACAAagttcgtttttaatttaatacaaaaaccataattgtcaaaccattaatttaatacttcgacatcgggccccgcccgacatcaggcccTGCCTGGCATCGAGCCTCGCTCAGTATACAggtctgtctctcttaggcctcgcctgtctccgggccccgcccgctaataatgagatacggaacatcgtccgtactcagctagtgatgagatatgggacatcgcccacactcacctccttaccaggcacatacaagtatcacacatacaacaagtataatctaacatgtaaacattcctcgggcacccgtCCAACATCGGACCTTGGTTtggaataacatactagcatacaatgcctagggctaacccccgggtcttcctactcataaactacatgggctgacattgtgaccttagacccattcacacagtgaggagactcaccttgcactgctgaagcccTGGCTGGAACTAGTTGAGTACGGACGAAGTTCCGATCTCATTATTAGCaaagtatgtttcttaggacagtGATCtggtagagtatgtttctttatgtgttagcatgttatatgattacatgtgtttagtgggcggggcctaagagagataGATCTGTATaccaagcggggctcgatgccagacggggcctgatgccgggcggggcccgatgccggagtattaaattaatggtttgacaattatggttttagtattaaattaaaaacgaaaattttgttcatgatttttgggatgttacacagttaaaacaagttagttgctttcttatgtacaaaaaataagaagttgccaatatgtgaacacggataagaggtagttaccctcctaagtcattttcacTTCAAATAACCATAAGTTTCGCACTTTTCTCCTCTAAACGATGACATACACAATATACCATTTGGGGTCCATTAGATCACCGGGTTAACTAGATTAGTGGATTGTTTTTGATCATTTTACATCAAAATTCTCTAAAAAACTtaagtgtgtgtgcgtgtgtctTCTTGGTGCATTGAGTGTGTGTAAATGATTTTAAGCAAGAATTCAAGAGCAAATCAAGAGGCTTTTATCATCTAAGCTATCAATTGAAGGTAAGAGATTATTCTATTCATTTGTATGGTTTCAATTCAAGTATGGTTGATgggttcaagaaccctaatttATTGGGTTTAGTAAATCGATGAAATTAGTCATATCATTATTTTAACATGCATTAGCCTACCATTATGTGGGATTAATGCATATTTGAAGAATTATCATGAGATTAGCAATGGTACAAGTGtttaatgttggtgattttattgTCACCTAACATTTTATGTAATTGGAACTGACATGTGAGCTAATGAGCTTATCCATTGTACTCTATATTATATGTTTGATGAATGCGGAGTGCATTCATATATAAGATATAATTATAAACCGGTACGACATAAAGCCGGGGGTCAAGCGAGCCACGCACCCTTGCAGGGTCCAAGGCTACTATTGATTATGCCATAAAATTCGTGATTCTCCCAACTAATATAGAAGACGAAAACCCTAATCTGTCTAATATAAATACGACTCCTTAATTGAGTCGCCATATACTTTTATCAACTCTTTTTCTTATATATGAACTCAGAACCctattgtaacatcctaaatttcaagaccaaaaatgtcatttttaatttaaagatTTATAAAACGGTTTACTGAAAATGCCATCAATATTATCTCGTATCATGAAAACCATAAGTCAACCATCTCAAAACGTATCATAGGaaaaataatgtcagagtacaaatcctaaGAATCTCATGTGCAAAAAATCAtgtgtgcgatgcgctgctatcgtgtaacaacccgatatttcaagtcaatgtaacaATCTAAAATCAACTATTATAACCTATTTTGAGATAATAAAAATagcgtcaaaaatgaaatgttcaaaaatctcaattTGGTATGTATGAAGtaatagatatcgtaacaaggttttcagaaatataaagaacacaaaaatccgagttataatgaagaagttatgaccaatcaaagatccgcaacaaaacctgtaaaacactgttaagtaTAAAATGCAAAATTTCAatgaaatactttttagccttaggtatctaaatgaaagttttagatatcattaaaccgtaaacgtacataaaaaaacGTCTTTTagccaacgcaacctaaacgGGAATCGAAGATCTTGACAATAatattacaacggtaaaaagacagacgaaaacgaacgtcggatgaagaagttatggatttttaacggacttttccagtcccgacctgttaaaaatataatattaaaaataaagtcaaaattaaccgataaagtctaaacaagagttgtagagtatattctcacctacacgtagatataaagaacgtcaaaaacggttGGTCCGAAGGGAACGCCCAACATTCGCAGCTCAGAGCCAGTCCCATCACCCATCGAGTCCGAAGTTCATAAGCCATGACGCACGAAG includes these proteins:
- the LOC111884492 gene encoding protein FAR1-RELATED SEQUENCE 5 → MDFEVDDDVNSEVLLNSTEIQPQKGDEDDMAMVGCSLEEVFHNNHEHDIKIDQDEPESGTIPLDGSHNVIEEPYIGQEFESEASAHAFYNAYATRLGFLIRVSKLSRSRRDGSAIGRALVCNKEGFRMPDKREKVVRQRVETRVGCRAMVLVRKINSGKWVITKFVKEHTHLLTPGKGRRDLIYDQYPNEHDKIRELSQQLAIEKRRSAAYKRHLEMVFEHIEEHNRSLSKKIQEIVNNVNAMESKEFETCQK